From Deltaproteobacteria bacterium:
AATCATTCTTCCGGTACGTGGAATACCGTGTGCCGGGCTGCCTCGACCTCGCATTGCGGGTGCGCGCCATCCCGCACAAGCGGGCCGACAAGCCCCTGGTCGACTGGCTCGACCGGGTCGAGATGCAGGCCATTCTGGATGCCCCGGACACCGCGACAGTGGCAGGTCTTCGCGATCGGGCGATGCTGCACTTGTGCTACGCCGCCGGGCTGCGGGTGTCGGAGCTGATCGGGCTCACGCTCGACAGCCTGTCGGGTCCCCAGCTCGAAACCATCCACATCCTGGGCAAGGGACGGCGCGACCGCGAGTTGCCGCTGTGGAAGGAAACCAAGAGCGTTCTCAACGAGTGGCTCGACGTCCGGCCGCCGGTCAAAAACCGCTACCTGTTCCTCAACGCAAGGGGGCGGGCGATGAGCTCGGACGGCTTCGCGTACATCCTCAAGCAGCATGTCACCACGGCCGCGCGGAAGGCTCCATCAATCGGCAGCAAGCGGGTGACCCCGCATGTCCTGCGTCATTCCACGGCCATGACAATCCTGCATGCCACCGGCGACATCCGGAAAGTATCGCTCTGGCTCGGCCACGCGGACATCAAGAGTACCGAAGCGTATCTCCGTGCGAGCCCGGCCGAGAAACTGGGAATCCTTGATGCCACCACACCGCCGTCCATCCAGCCGGGGACCTTCCACGGTGCCAAGGACAGCTTGATGCGAGTACTCGGCGGGCGCTGAAGCATGGAATTAATGCCGAGCAAGTCCATGGAGAAACCCAATGAACAAGCCGACTTCCGAACCTGACTCGACATTAGAAACTGCTCGGGATAAGCGCAGGACGCTTCAGCGCGAGCGCCACCGGCAGCGGGCAGCCGACCGCGCCGCGCTCGGGCTCTGCACGCGATGTGGAAGCCGCGCCCCGGCGCCCGGCCGACGGCAATGCGAGCCGTGCCGCGCCAAGGCGCGCGAGGCCGAGCGCGCGCGATACGCTGCAGGCAAGAAAGCGGGGAAGCTCTATGGAGGGCGCCGCGTGGCAACCCGCCGGCGCGACAGCCGCGAGCGCGGCAGAGAGCGCCACCGCGCCAGACGCGCGGCGGGGTTGTGCACGATGTGCGGACGCGAGCGGCCCGTCGAGGGCGCTGCCGTCTGCGAGGATTGCAGGTCGATCCGCCGTGCCCGAGAGCGCGAGCGCCATGCCAGACGACGCGCCGAGGACTGCTGTGTCCGATGCCGCAAGCCGGTGCCGGCCGGCGCCTCGCGCTGCCGGCCCTGTGCGGCGGTGGAGGCGGCACGGCCGAAAGAGCGGAAGAACGCCGCCGATCGCAAGCGATATTCCCGCCGGCGCGCCAGGAAGGAATGTACGAGATGCGGCGCCTGGGCGGGCGCCGCCAGCACGTGCGAGCCGTGCTCGCACCGATCCCGGATGCGCTCCCCGGATCATCGCGGCGTGCCGGCGTCCGAGCCGCGCTTCACCATCGTCGAGACTGCCAGCGGTCTCGAGTTGGACACGTTCGAGACCGAGGCCGAGGCGGTGGCCTCGCTGGCGTTCGCCGGCCTCGACCCCAGCGAGGTCGAACTGATCGCGGACGTCTCCATCATGGCCGCGATGTCTTCATGGTGAGAGGTGAGAACGAGCGCGGCGGGCGGCACACTCCGGCGAGTGGCACAGTCGCGGGCATCCAGGCGATCACCCGAAGCGCGGATACTCGATCGTCCCGGATATCGGATCGCCGCGGAGCGACCGGTCGATCTCACGGTTCGGACCCGAGCGCGTAGTTCCCGACCTTCCCGTCCGGACCGGCCCTGCGCTCCAGCAGCTGGCGGCTCGCCAGGTCGCAGCAGACCCGCTTCACCCGCCGGACCGGCGTCAAGCCGGACAGCCTGGTGAGTTCGTCGTCGTCCAATCCCGGAAAGCGCCGCAACAGAAAGAGAATCAGGTGGTCGTTCTCCATCGAACACTCCCGACGTCAAGCGCGCTCCGCCTTACATGAGAGCGCCCGCTCAGGCAACTCCGAAGGCCCGTGCCGGCACGGCCCAAGGCCGGCACGGCCCGAGGCCGGTGCGACCCGAGGCCGGCACGACCCGCTGCCGGCCCGGCACACTTCCCGTCGAGGCGCCCCC
This genomic window contains:
- a CDS encoding tyrosine-type recombinase/integrase; amino-acid sequence: MTDLAPHLTAFLQEHLPNERRLSRHTVQGYTDCFRLLVLYVAEQTGIRPCALKIEHFTVALLLSFLEFLENSRNNSVGTRNIRLAAIKSFFRYVEYRVPGCLDLALRVRAIPHKRADKPLVDWLDRVEMQAILDAPDTATVAGLRDRAMLHLCYAAGLRVSELIGLTLDSLSGPQLETIHILGKGRRDRELPLWKETKSVLNEWLDVRPPVKNRYLFLNARGRAMSSDGFAYILKQHVTTAARKAPSIGSKRVTPHVLRHSTAMTILHATGDIRKVSLWLGHADIKSTEAYLRASPAEKLGILDATTPPSIQPGTFHGAKDSLMRVLGGR